One genomic window of Gossypium hirsutum isolate 1008001.06 chromosome D11, Gossypium_hirsutum_v2.1, whole genome shotgun sequence includes the following:
- the LOC107925828 gene encoding putative disease resistance RPP13-like protein 1: MSVIGEAALSGFLDLLVGKSLDSALNFVADHKQLHQQLKQWQSILPDIQAVLDDAEEKQIKNMGVKKWLEDLQDLAYDVDDILDEFAYEELRLKLNKSQAEASTSKVRKLIPTCFTGTSFAPTSFLFKNSMIPKVKEITARLNSLTTRRSSLGLSEILSQAPTSKGKQPRLQPTSVLDGVVEYVGRYKEKTEMIEFLKGDNSNGVSVLSIVGMGGMGKTTLAQLVYNDATFNQSFHHKAWVCVSDNFDAVNITRTILKSIDPDSHDENDLNLLQVKLKEKLSGKRFLLVLDDIWNENYNDWTILRSPFGAGTHIIVTTRLQIVSSIVDPLKAFHLDKLSDDDCLSIFTQHALKARNFDGHLQFKEIGEKIVRRCNGLPLAAKAIGSLLRTVKYHGKWERLYESEIWNLPEEQCGIIPALRLSYHHLPSYLKRCFAYCSILPKDYEFGEEEIILLWRAEGLLQQKAMPQIKDLGNQYFQDLVSRSFFQTSSKYKSRFFQTSSKDKSRFVMHDLINDLAQVVAGEICSKLEGDKKWKFSNRTRHSSYIVGTYDTVKKFEAFDQVNSLRTFLPLMCDYRAPFLTNVVLDDLLPRLGYLRMLSLSGYIITELPDVFENLKHLRYLNFSSTKIKCLPDSLCTLYHLETLLLRWCYKLQMLPSKMGNLVNLHYLDIRGANSIERIPFRIDKLTNLQSLTDFIIGEGDGSYIRGLKYLSNLEGDFRLSGLENVNGEDAGESKLYEKQGIDRLVLHWRKKFENASRNKEVEEWVLDSLCPPKKLEQLVIENYGGAKFSTWIADPSFKNMLSLELHDCKNCKSLPSIGRLLLLKDLSISGLDQVHKIGAEMFGENQSNTFASLESLRFGNMLNWEEWDLREDDEQVSKFPSLRFLSIRKCPLLLGRLPTILQSLQTLEIYYCKRLVVSISCFPLLRKIWVEGCEELVDEGSLSVQKVTSFKSLCVSNISNFNISAERIMLRFANSERFNVSGWKELGSLSQIGLRLVGHRFISIADCPQLVSLETEEERLQLDKIPGVESLAIDNCGRLNRLPEALHAFPFITRITLAACPGLVCFAESNFPPALKELRIGNCVNLQYLVDEKENNNKSMSSNTCLLEHLVIRSCPSLIWLLSRGDICNRLQHLEIESCSKLTRLFLNAKLPVMLKQLFIWDCPVLECIAQDFFETIDLESIGIRGAEKIKSLPRGLDKLSHLQEIKLSRCPNLVSFEESGLPTTNLRVFAIENCENFGVLPKCINNFTSLRELKVSYCSADISFPEEGFPANLTSLAISNAPKIYTSLVQWGFNRLTSLQRLNISGEGCSNVVSFPEEGIGMTLPPSLTFISIENFENLEFMCSKGFQYLTSLQKLRIYQCPKLTSLPEKDMLLSLEYLCIQRCPLVQEGCSRGKGREWFKIAHIPYVRIDMQSHLSEGIKFN, from the coding sequence ATGTCTGTCATTGGAGAGGCTGCTCTTTCTGGGTTCCTGGACTTGTTGGTGGGCAAATCGCTCGACTCTGCGCTCAACTTTGTTGCTGATCATAAGCAACTCCACCAGCAGCTCAAGCAGTGGCAGTCCATATTGCCTGATATCCAAGCAGTGTTGGACGATGCAGAGGAGAAGCAGATCAAGAACATGGGTGTGAAGAAATGGTTGGAGGATCTCCAGGACTTGGCTTACGATGTGGATGACATCTTGGATGAGTTCGCTTATGAAGAGTTACGTCTCAAGCTCAACAAATCGCAAGCTGAAGCCAGCACTAGCAAGGTACGGAAACTCATTCCTACCTGCTTTACTGGTACTAGTTTCGCTCCCACTTCTTTCCTGTTTAAGAATTCCATGATTCCGAAGGTGAAAGAGATCACTGCTAGACTGAATAGTTTGACTACTCGAAGAAGTAGTTTGGGGTTGAGTGAGATCTTGTCTCAAGCTCCAACCTCCAAGGGAAAGCAACCTAGGCTGCAACCAACTTCCGTACTGGATGGAGTTGTGGAGTATGTTGGCAGATACAAGGAGAAGACAGAAATGATTGAGTTTCTCAAAGGTGATAACTCCAACGGAGTTTCAGTCCTTTCCATCGTCGGCATGGGAGGGATGGGTAAAACAACTCTTGCTCAGCTTGTTTACAATGATGCCACCTTCAACCAGTCTTTTCACCACAAGGCCTGGGTATGCGTTTCTGATAATTTTGACGCAGTTAATATAACCAGGACAATTTTAAAATCTATCGATCCTGACTCTCATGACGAGAATGACTTGAATTTACTTCAAGTTAAGTTGAAGGAGAAGTTGTCTGGGAAAAGATTCTTGCTTGTTTTAGATGACATTTGGAACGAAAATTATAATGATTGGACCATCTTACGGTCTCCGTTTGGAGCAGGGACCCATATCATTGTAACCACTCGTCTTCAAATTGTTTCATCTATTGTGGATCCGCTCAAAGCTTTTCATTTGGATAAACTATCGGATGATGATTGTTTATCCATATTTACACAGCATGCATTAAAAGCAAGAAATTTCGATGGACATCTCCAGTTTAAAGAAATTGGAGAGAAAATTGTTAGAAGGTGCAATGGCTTACCTTTGGCTGCAAAAGCCATTGGAAGCTTGCTTCGCACGGTTAAATATCATGGAAAATGGGAAAGACTATATGAGAGTGAGATATGGAACTTACCAGAAGAGCAGTGTGGCATAATTCCAGCTTTGCGGTTAAGCTACCATCATCTTCCGTCATACTTGAAACGATGTTTTGCATATTGCTCCATACTTCCTAAAGACTATGAATTTGGGGAAGAAGAAATTATCTTGTTATGGAGAGCAGAAGGTCTCTTGCAACAAAAAGCTATGCCTCAAATTAAAGATCTCGGAAATCAATATTTTCAAGATCTAGTGTCCAGGTCATTTTTTCAGACATCCAGTAAATATAAGTCCCGATTCTTTCAAACATCCAGTAAAGATAAGTCCCGATTCGTAATGCATGACCTTATCAATGATTTAGCTCAAGTAGTTGCAGGGGAAATATGCTCAAAATTAGAGGGTGATAAGAAATGGAAGTTCTCAAATCGCACTCGACATTCTTCTTATATTGTTGGAACATATGACACAGTGAAGAAGTTTGAAGCATTTGATCAAGTGAATTCTCTACGTACTTTTTTACCCTTAATGTGTGATTATCGGGCCCCTTTTTTAACTAATGTTGTTTTGGATGATTTGTTACCAAGACTTGGCTACCTAAGGATGCTTTCTTTGAGTGGGTATATAATCACTGAGTTGCCtgatgtttttgaaaatttaaaacatcTTCGCTACTTAAATTTTTCGAGCACAAAAATCAAATGCCTACCAGATTCTTTGTGCACTCTTTACCATTTAGAAACCTTATTATTAAGGTGGTGTTACAAGCTTCAAATGTTACCTTCAAAGATGGGAAATCTTGTCAACTTGCATTATCTTGATATCAGAGGTGCGAACTCAATAGAAAGGATTCCTTTTAGAATTGATAAGCTAACGAATCTTCAAAGTTTAACTGATTTTATAATAGGGGAAGGTGATGGTAGTTATATTAGAGGTTTGAAATATTTGTCAAACCTCGAAGGTGATTTCCGTCTTTCTGGGTTGGAGAATGTTAATGGTGAAGATGCAGGGGAAAGCAAGTTATATGAGAAGCAGGGGATTGATCGACTGGTATTGCATTGGAGGAAAAAGTTTGAAAATGCTTCAAGGAATAAAGAAGTTGAAGAATGGGTGTTGGACTCTCTTTGTCCTCCAAAAAAGCTTGAGCAACTCGTCATTGAGAATTATGGTGGTGCAAAATTCTCTACTTGGATTGCAGATCCTTCCTTCAAAAATATGTTGTCATTGGAGCTTCACGACTGTAAAAATTGCAAATCTCTACCATCGATTGGAAGGTTGTTGTTGTTAAAAGATCTTTCAATTAGTGGTTTGGATCAAGTACACAAGATTGGTGCTGAGATGTTTGGAGAAAATCAATCAAATACTTTTGCATCATTAGAGTCTCTGCGTTTTGGCAATATGCTGAATTGGGAGGAGTGGGACCTACGTGAAGATGATGAGCAAGTATCGAAATTCCCCAGCCTTCGTTTTCTTTCAATCAGAAAATGTCCTCTATTGCTGGGAAGGTTGCCAACCATCCTTCAATCCTTGCAGACGCTTGAAATCTACTACTGTAAGAGACTGGTagtttcaatttcttgttttcccTTGCTGCGTAAAATATGGGTTGAAGGGTGTGAAGAATTGGTGGATGAAGGTTCTTTGTCCGTACAGAAGGTTACCTCCTTTAAAAGTTTGTGTGtttcaaatatttcaaattttaacatttcagcAGAGAGGATAATGTTGAGGTTTGCAAACTCCGAAAGATTCAACGTCTCTGGTTGGAAGGAGTTGGGATCTTTATCGCAAATTGGGTTAAGATTAGTCGGGCATCGTTTTATTAGTATTGCGGATTGTCCCCAATTGGTCTCTTTGGAAACAGAGGAGGAGAGATTGCAACTTGACAAGATTCCAGGTGTTGAATCTCTGGCAATAGATAATTGTGGAAGGCTCAATAGACTACCAGAAGCCTTACATGCTTTCCCATTCATTACAAGAATAACACTTGCAGCGTGTCCCGGCTTGGTTTGTTTTGCAGAGAGTAACTTTCCTCCTGCATTAAAAGAGCTGAGGATTGGGAATTGCGTGAATTTGCAATATTTggttgatgaaaaagaaaataataataagagtatGAGTAGCAACACTTGTCTTCTTGAGCACTTAGTAATAAGAAGCTGTCCATCTCTAATATGGTTATTATCAAGGGGCGATATATGCAATCGACTTCAACATCTCGAAATTGAAAGTTGTTCAAAGCTAACTAGGTTATTTTTAAACGCCAAGTTACCCGTAATGCTTAAACAGCTATTTATTTGGGATTGTCCAGTGTTGGAATGCATAGCCCAAGACTTCTTTGAAACCATTGATCTCGAAAGCATTGGCATTCGTGGTgctgaaaaaattaaatcattaccgCGGGGATTAGACAAGCTCAGCCATCTTCAGGAGATTAAATTATCTAGGTGTCCAAATCTGGTTTCATTTGAAGAAAGTGGGTTGCCCACCACAAATCTCAGAGTTTTCGCAATTGAgaattgtgaaaattttggagTCCTTCCCAAGTGCATCAACAACTTCACCTCCCTTCGAGAATTGAAGGTGTCTTATTGTTCGGCTGACATATCCTTTCCAGAAGAGGGTTTCCCTGCCAACCTCACATCACTTGCAATCTCAAACGCACCCAAAATTTATACATCACTTGTTCAATGGGGATTTAACAGACTTACCTCTCTTCAGCGACTCAACATCAGCGGTGAAGGATGCTCAAATGTGGTGTCGTTTCCAGAAGAAGGGATAGGAATGACGCTGCCTCCTTCTCTCACATTTATTTCCattgaaaattttgagaatttgGAATTCATGTGCTCCAAGGGCTTTCAATACCTGACCTCTCTTCAAAAATTGCGAATCTATCAATGTCCTAAGCTCACATCTCTTCCGGAAAAAGATATGCTTCTCTCGCTTGAGTATTTATGTATACAGCGTTGCCCGTTGGTACAAGAAGGGTGCAGTAGGGGTAAAGGACGAGAGTGGTTTAAGATTGCCCACATACCTTATGTTCGAATTGATATGCAAAGTCATCTCTCCGAGGGCATTAAATTTAATTGA